The Thalassolituus oleivorans MIL-1 genome includes the window ACACCCATATCAAAGGCTTTCTCAGCTTCTTCTACGCGTGCGCGATCACCGACGGTGGTTGGGTTGATTGAAATAACACCACAGTATTCTGGCATGCGAGCAGCGAAGGTTTCGGCACCAATACGACGGGTAATATTGATAATGTCTTGCTTATCCATGGCAGCTAACGGGCGTAAGACCATGTGATCGCATACGCGGTCGATGACGGCGAGATTGGTAATGGTTTGACTGGCAACCTGAGCAACTGCTTCGCCGGTAACGATGGCAGGCAGTCGCAAGCTATCGGCAACGCCTGAGGCTGCTCGCAGCATCATACGTTTAAGCACAACGCCCATCTGACTGGTTTCTACCTTGGTTAAAATCTCAGTAACAACGTCTTCGAATGGCACGGTAACGAATTTAACGCGATGGCTTTCACCGTAGGTGCTCCACAGATAGTGGGCTACCTGTTTCACGCCAATTTCATGGGCACTGCCCCCTAAGTTGAAGAAGCAGAAATGTGTTTTCAGTCCGCGACGAGTCATTAAGTAACTGGCCACTACGGAATCAAATCCTCCAGAAATAAGGGATAAAACCTCACCTTGGCTGCCGAGAGGGTAGCCGCCAAGCCCTTTAATGTTGTTGGTAACTACCTGAACCTTATCGTTGCGAATCTCGGCGTGCACGGTTACTTCTGGGTTCTTTAGAACCACTTTTAGTGCGCCGGTTTCTTTTAAAAATCCACCGCCCATATATTTTTCAGCGTCGTTGGAGGTGAAGTCATGAATCCCTGAGCGCTTAATGCGAACGCAGAACGTTTTGCCTGACACTCGTTCGGCGTAGACATCGCGAACGCGCTGATACGCCTCGTCGAGGGTTTCAAAAAGATATTCAGAGACTTCGAGGGAAAAGCCGATGCCAGGGGTGTGGCTTAATATCTGAACAACCTTACGGTGGGTTGCTTCGTCATCATGATTGACTAAAACAATGAGGCTGTCCCAGCGATTTTGTACGTCCGCAGAGATTCCCTGTTTACGTATTAGGGTTTGTAAATTAGCCCGTAAAATCTTCGTCATCTGTTTTCTAACGGATGTCGACTTAATGGTGATTTCAGGAAATAGCTTAATTACGAACTTCATCATGTTAGGGACCGGACGTGCCAAAAAGTGGGCGATTATAGCCCAGTTCTTACAACAGTGGCAGGTTTGCCCAATCGGCTTTACGAAAGTCAGTAATTGGCGGATTCTGGCGTTGGTAATTATGCCTTTGTCATTCTAACTTCTATCTGCGCGCGATAGTCTTAAGACGAGAAGTAAAGACTGTGTGAAACAATAAACTGAAGGAGTAGAACATGAGCAAACGCATAGCATTAGTTACCGGCGGTACTGGTGGTTTGGGGAAGGCCATCTGCAAGCAGTTATCGGATGATGGCTATCAGGTGATAGCTGGATATTACTCTGGTGGTAATCATGACAAAGCACAAAAATTTCAGGAAGAAATGAAGGCTGAAGGATATGACATCGCACTTGCGTACGGCAATATTCGCGATTGGGCGTCTTGCGAAGCATGTATTGAAGGTATTCATAAAGACTTCGGCACGGTCGATGTATTGGTTAATAACGGTGGTATCACGCGCGATACTACGTTGCGAAAAATGACTCCGGAACATTGGGATGATGTTATCGCTACTAACTTGACGTCGGTTTTCTACATGACGCGGTTGGTTATCAATGACATGTTGGCTAAAGGCTGGGGGCGCATTGTTAATATCAGCTCCATTAACGGCGAAAAAGGTCAGTTTGGTCAGGCGAACTATTCAGCAGCAAAAGCCGGTATGTATGGTTTCACTAAGGCGGTTGCGCAAGAAGTGGCAGGAAAGGGAGTGACGGTAAATACCGTGTCTCCGGGCTATATCGCCACCAGTATGATTATGGATGTGCCAGAAGAAATTCGTGAAACCATCCGTAAAGACATTCCAGTTGGTCGCTTTGGTGAGCCAGAAGATATCGCTCGTGTGGTTAGCTTTTTAACGGCTGAAAGCGCTGGCTTTATTACTGGGGCTAATATTTCAGCCAACGGCGGCCAGTACATGCATTAAGGGTGGTTGTTTAGTCTGCGCTGAGCCTGAGTACATGTTTTTCTGACTCGCCGTGAATCCATCCGTGGAGGCTCGGTTTTGCCATTCATGGCAAAAAACGGTCAGATCAACATGCACTCAAACTCTACGACCAAATACTCTAGCGGCTTAAAGCTCGTCAGGAATTCCCATACCTAACCGCCGTCTTGCCATGTAATCCCGTCAGCATCTTTGCTAGTTATTAAAGCTCTGGCTTAATCTTCTTATGACGTGCGCTGGCATGACGTTCGCGCATTTCCGTATCAATATAACGATCTGTCGTTGCCATGCTGGCGTGCCCAGCGTCCTCGCGGACATGCTCTTTGGGTCTGAATTTCACATCCTCAGAAATTCCGGTGTGACGCAGCCAGTGGACGGTCGCAACGCGTAGCTCTCGTGCCTCTTCTTCTAGGCCATCGGATTTCATTCTATCTAACGCACGATCGAAGCAGGCTTGTACCATGTAGCGAATTTGACGAGTGCTGGTCACTGGGCCGCGTCCACGTAATTTAGCCACAAGCGGCGTTTGCTCGCCGACATAGGGGAGAGGTGGAAGCCCAAGATGGGTGCGGTAGCGTCTCAGCGTTTTTAGCATGTCGTCGGATACTGTTACCATGCGTGCTTTGTTGCCTTTACCAACAACTCGCAGCCACCAATTGCCATCCTGATCTTTTTGGAAGTCACCCATTACCGGAGCGGAGCGTTCATCGGCAACTAATTCCGATATTCGTAAATACATCCCGAACAAACAGTTCATAACAAATAAGGTGCGCTCGTGCTCGGCAGGGTGTTCCTTAGCTAATTGCTCGGTGGTTTCTAAAATAAAGTCCCATTGCATGTTCGATAAGCGGCGCACAGGTTCTTGATAAGCGTGGCGTTGCAAGAATTTACTTTTTTGGCGAATTAAGGCGACGGGATTAACTTTTAAATAATCTTCTTGCAGCAAAAAATTAAAGTAAGTCGACAGTACGGCGAATACAGATTGCAGTGATTTCTGCGAAAGTGCGGTTGATGACATGCGTCCTATCTTGTCGGCCTTACTCACGAAAGGCCGCCATATAGTGCTGGCCTTGCGCTCGCCTTCAGGGCCAGTGAAGCGAGCCGCTTGTCGGTCGCCCGTCCATGCCTTCGGTGGATCTTGGCAGAAGTGAATATAGGCTTCTATATCTTGGCGACCTAGATCTGTCAGTGTGACTTTTTGAATTAGCCAGCACCATTGCAATAAACGTTCGATTTCACGGCGATAGCTATTAAAGGTTGCGCCGCTGCCGTTATACGCCGTTAAAAAGGTTAGGGAGTGGATAAGATCATCAAAAGCCCCAGGAAGCTTTTCAAGCTCAGGAATTCGCTTCATTGTTTTTCGCGCGTAAGCGAGAGGGCTGCCTATATATTCAAGTTGATCGATAACCGGCTGTGGTGCTGTGGAGTTTGGTGCTTTAGACATGCAAAAACCCGAGAGAGGCGTTAAGTGGCGTTTGCGTTAGAGTACGCCACTCTAGGTTGCCGTTCAAATTATCGGAAATAGCTACGGGAGAATATTGAGGAAGAGGCTGATCACTTAAGGTAACTCTTTAGAATCGACAGTACCTCATCAACTTCTGTTGCGCGCTGCTCTGGTGAGAGGTCATTAGCCCCTAAGTGTTCGCGAATATGGCTATTAAGTACTTCCGTCATCAAGCCATTTACCGCACCACGTATGGCGGCGATTTGCTGCAGTACAGCAGTACAGTCGGGAGCGCCTTCCAGTACGCGTTCAAGTGCTTCCGCTTGCCCTTTGATTTTACGCACTCGTGTTAACAGAGGTTTTTTAGATTCAGTAAGGTGCGACATTTTATTTTCCGATTGCGTTGCTTCTGGTTGAAAATAGTATACTGGGGTACAGTATATGAATCATAGAGAATTAAGAAGTAATTGCATGACATCCACACACGATATTGACTCGCTCAAACACACCCATATATTCGACGAAGGCAATCCTCTGGCAGAGCGAAATACCCGCTGGGCGGTGTATTTAACGCTGGTAATGATGGTGGCGGAGATATCTGGGGGCTGGATCTATAACTCCATGGCTCTGCTCGCCGATGGTTGGCATATGAGCTCACATGCGTTGGCGCTCGGCCTTTCGGTCTTTGCCTATGCTGCTGCACGCCGTTTGGCTAACGATAAACGGTTTGCATTCGGCACATGGAAAATAGAGGTGTTAAGTGGCTTTGCTAGTGCCTTATTCTTAGTCGGTATTGCCGCTTTAATGCTATTTCAATCAGTGGAGCGTTTATTGTCGCCACAGCCCATTCATTACAACGAAGCGATTTCAATTGCTGCCTTGGGCTTGTTGGTAAACCTTATCTGCGCTTGGTTACTAAAAGATGATCACCACCATCATCATGGGCATGACCATCATCACGGGCACGACCACTCGCACGACCATCATAAAGATCTTAATTTGCGTGCGGCTTATATTCATGTGCTTACCGACGCTGCGACATCCGTACTGGCGATTATCGCTTTGTTTGGCGGCAAGTTATGGGGCGCTGATTGGCTGGATCCCATTATGGGTATTGTCGGTGCTGGCTTGGTAGCTATCTGGGCCGTCGGTTTATTGAAAGAAACTGGACGTGTTTTGCTAGATGCTGAAATGGATGCTCCTGTGGTGGAAGAGGTTAGAGAAGTCATTGGGGATATCGACTTCGATATCGAAATTACGGATTTGCACGTATGGCGAGTAGGTAAGGGGAAGTATTCTTGCATTTTGGCTGTTGCAACGAAGGCCGATACCAGTGCTGATTTTATTCGCGAGAAGCTGAGCATTCATGACGAATTAGTGCATGTTACTGTCGAGATTAACCGAGTTTAGTTAATCAGGCAGGGTAAACCGCAAAATAAAAATGGCAGCTCAACGCTGCCATTTTTTGTTTATATAATGTTGCGCACTTATCTACCTTTGCGCATTGCAGCGCGTATTTTTATAGTTCCCACTAAGCGGCTGATCGGCGAGAAATGACGAATACTAAAGGCTAGAAATTTGGTTTGCAGGCCTGGGATGATGACCAGCTTATTCGAATTGAGGCCGGATAATATCCCAGCTACGCATTGATCAATGGTCAGTTTCGAGTTTCCGTGCTAGTTCGATAGCACAACATGCAGATACGGATCTAAGTAAAACCGATATTAACGAAAGCGAAGTTGAAGTGATCGGCGCCATCGTATTTGGTTCCGATCAAGGTTTAGTCGGACAATTTAATGAAGACATCGCTCAGTTTGCTGTTAAATCGCTCGGCAAATTGCCGGGAAAACCAACTATTTGGGCTGTAGGCGAACGAGTTCAAACACGGCTAGCGGATGCACATTCAAAGCTGGGTGCAGCCTATAATTTGCCGACCAGCGTCATCGGAATAGCGCCTTTAATTGGCCATCTTGTCGCGCAAATTCAACAGGCGACCGAACGCCAAGAAAATAATCAAAAGGGCAGTAATAGTCCTTATAACACGTCATATGGCATCTATGTTTTTCACAATCGCCCAACATCAGGCGCACTTTATGAGCCGACGCTGCAGCGATTATTACCACTTGATCAGCAATGGCTACAAAGCCTAGCGGAGATCGAATGGCCAAATAGTCATCGGCCAGAGATACTTTGCCCCATTGGCAAAGCCGAGCGTCAGGTGAATATTCGAACCAGAAGGGCTCTTATTCGGGAGTATTTGTTTATTTCGATATTTCGTGCCTGTGCCGAATCACTCGCCAGTGAAAACGCCAGTCGCTTAGCGGCCATGCAACGGGCAGAAAAGAATATCGACGACCTGCAAGAAAAGCTGGGGCGCGAATTTAATAGGCTGCGCCAAAGCGCGATAGATGAAGAGTTGTTTGATGTCGTGGCGGGCTATGAGTTGTTATCGCAGCAGCACTAAACTGCTGCGATAACTCGGACTGTAACTGATGAAAATCTATTCTAGCAATCAGTCCGCAGCGCTATGATCGTCCTTATTTTTTGCGGCTCGCCACGTCAGTCGATAAAGACCGGGCAACACCAATAACGTCAACAATGTCGACGATATAATGCCGCCGATCACGACCGTCGCCAGTGGCATTTGAACTTCGGCCCCCGTGCTAGTGTTGAGTGCCATCGGCAAAAAGCCTAATGCAGCCACTAAAGCGACCATTAATATCGGCCGTAAGCGCATCATAGCGCCATCGATAATCGCCTGTTCAATGGCTTCGCCGCGATTCAGCACATCGCGGAATGCCGAGACCATCATGACTCCTGTCAGCACCGAAACCCCGCACAAGGTAATAAAGCCTACGCCAGCCGTGATAGATAGGGGGATATCGCGCAGCCATAAGGCGATCACACCACCGGTCAATGCCAGAGGCACACCACTAAAAACTAAGGCAGCATCTTTCGCCGAGCCAAAGGTCATCATCAGCAACGCAAAAATCATCACCAAAGTTACTGGCACTAAAAGGCTTAACCGTTGCGAGGCTGATTGCAGCTGCTCAAAGGTGCCGCCGTATTCCAACCAATAGCCCGGTGGTAGTTTTACGTTTTGCGCCATTTTGTCTTGAACTTCGGCGACAAACCCACCTAAGTCGCGATCGCGAACGTTAGCGCTGACCACCAGTCGGCGTTTACCGTTCTCGCGCGAGATTTGATTAGGGCCGGGGGCTAAGGTGAGGCTAGCCACTTCTTGCAACGGCACATAACCACCATTGGGCAGTGGAATCGGTAAGCGCTCTAATGCGCTTAAGTCGCTTCTTACATGCTCGGCCAATCGCACCACGATAGAGAAGCGTTGATCACCCTCAAAGATAAGCCCAGCTTCTTCACCGCCAGTGGCGGCAGCAACGACATCTTGTACATCGGCCACATTTAAACCATAGCGATACAAGGCAGAACGATCAGCTTCAATCGACAGGATCGGCAAGCCGGATACTTGCTCTACCTTTACGCCCTCTGCACCCTCAATACCGTTCAGTAAGGCGGCGATTTCACCCCCCGATTTAAGCAATTGCTGCAAATCATCGCCAAAGATTTTAATCCCCAAATCAGAGCGCACGCCCGAGATCAACTCATTAAAGCGCAGCTGAATCGGTTGGCTGATTTCATAAGCATTTCCCGGCAGTAATGAGAGCTTGGCGCTGATTTCATCCAATAGCTGCGCTTTGGTTTTGTCGGGATTCGGCCATTCACTGTGATCTTTGAGCATCACGTAGCCGTCGGAAATATTAGGTCCCATCGGATCGCTGGCGACCTCGGCCGTTCCTACCCGAGAAAAGTAGGTTTTCACTTCTGGTATTTCCAGCACTGCTTTTTCCAATTGAAATTGCATATCCAGCGATTGGGTCAGGCTAGTGCCGGGAATGCGTAACGCTTGAATGGCAATATCTCCCTCATCTAAGTTCGGAATAAACTCAGTCCCCATGCGTGTTGCCATAACACTAACCAACACCACAAAGACGAGCGCCGCCGCTAACACCAGTAGGCGAAACTTGAGCACCCAGGCTAAGACTGGGGCATACAACCGCTTAGAATTGCGCACAATCAGGTTGTCTTTTTCTTCAATGTGGCCGCTCAGGCACAGCGCTACGGCGG containing:
- a CDS encoding F0F1 ATP synthase subunit gamma, with product MAQHADTDLSKTDINESEVEVIGAIVFGSDQGLVGQFNEDIAQFAVKSLGKLPGKPTIWAVGERVQTRLADAHSKLGAAYNLPTSVIGIAPLIGHLVAQIQQATERQENNQKGSNSPYNTSYGIYVFHNRPTSGALYEPTLQRLLPLDQQWLQSLAEIEWPNSHRPEILCPIGKAERQVNIRTRRALIREYLFISIFRACAESLASENASRLAAMQRAEKNIDDLQEKLGREFNRLRQSAIDEELFDVVAGYELLSQQH
- a CDS encoding metal/formaldehyde-sensitive transcriptional repressor, coding for MSHLTESKKPLLTRVRKIKGQAEALERVLEGAPDCTAVLQQIAAIRGAVNGLMTEVLNSHIREHLGANDLSPEQRATEVDEVLSILKSYLK
- the dmeF gene encoding CDF family Co(II)/Ni(II) efflux transporter DmeF, with translation MTSTHDIDSLKHTHIFDEGNPLAERNTRWAVYLTLVMMVAEISGGWIYNSMALLADGWHMSSHALALGLSVFAYAAARRLANDKRFAFGTWKIEVLSGFASALFLVGIAALMLFQSVERLLSPQPIHYNEAISIAALGLLVNLICAWLLKDDHHHHHGHDHHHGHDHSHDHHKDLNLRAAYIHVLTDAATSVLAIIALFGGKLWGADWLDPIMGIVGAGLVAIWAVGLLKETGRVLLDAEMDAPVVEEVREVIGDIDFDIEITDLHVWRVGKGKYSCILAVATKADTSADFIREKLSIHDELVHVTVEINRV
- a CDS encoding tyrosine-type recombinase/integrase, which encodes MSKAPNSTAPQPVIDQLEYIGSPLAYARKTMKRIPELEKLPGAFDDLIHSLTFLTAYNGSGATFNSYRREIERLLQWCWLIQKVTLTDLGRQDIEAYIHFCQDPPKAWTGDRQAARFTGPEGERKASTIWRPFVSKADKIGRMSSTALSQKSLQSVFAVLSTYFNFLLQEDYLKVNPVALIRQKSKFLQRHAYQEPVRRLSNMQWDFILETTEQLAKEHPAEHERTLFVMNCLFGMYLRISELVADERSAPVMGDFQKDQDGNWWLRVVGKGNKARMVTVSDDMLKTLRRYRTHLGLPPLPYVGEQTPLVAKLRGRGPVTSTRQIRYMVQACFDRALDRMKSDGLEEEARELRVATVHWLRHTGISEDVKFRPKEHVREDAGHASMATTDRYIDTEMRERHASARHKKIKPEL
- the phbB gene encoding acetoacetyl-CoA reductase, with protein sequence MSKRIALVTGGTGGLGKAICKQLSDDGYQVIAGYYSGGNHDKAQKFQEEMKAEGYDIALAYGNIRDWASCEACIEGIHKDFGTVDVLVNNGGITRDTTLRKMTPEHWDDVIATNLTSVFYMTRLVINDMLAKGWGRIVNISSINGEKGQFGQANYSAAKAGMYGFTKAVAQEVAGKGVTVNTVSPGYIATSMIMDVPEEIRETIRKDIPVGRFGEPEDIARVVSFLTAESAGFITGANISANGGQYMH
- a CDS encoding efflux RND transporter permease subunit; translated protein: MIDKLIQFSIARRWLVIFLVTAVAALGVWNYQHLPIDAVPDITNVQVQINTEAPGYSPLEVEQRVTYLVELAITGLPYVESTRSLSRYALSQVTVVFDKGTDIYFARNLINERLQRAKSEMPVGIEPVMGPVATGLGEIFHYAVHAQPGALQDNGEPFDATALRTLQDWVIRPQLRLVPGVTEVNTIGGFEKQFHITPAPAKLLAYHLSFDDIVAALQNNNANVGAGYIEKNGEQYLIRAPGQVADIPAIEKIVVARRAGVPITVADVADVGFGKELRTGAATLDGEETVLGTAVMLLGGNSRTVSQAVSAKLVEINKTLPQGVIAEPVYNRTVLVDKTIATVQANLAEGALLVVVVLLVMLGNVRAALLTAMVIPLSMLMLMTGMVQTKVSANLMSLGALDFGLIVDGAVIIVENCIARLAARQHQLGRTLALEERFQTVFSATREVFTPSLISVLVVILVNLPILALTGVEGKMFTPMAMAVIMALLSALVLSLTFVPAAVALCLSGHIEEKDNLIVRNSKRLYAPVLAWVLKFRLLVLAAALVFVVLVSVMATRMGTEFIPNLDEGDIAIQALRIPGTSLTQSLDMQFQLEKAVLEIPEVKTYFSRVGTAEVASDPMGPNISDGYVMLKDHSEWPNPDKTKAQLLDEISAKLSLLPGNAYEISQPIQLRFNELISGVRSDLGIKIFGDDLQQLLKSGGEIAALLNGIEGAEGVKVEQVSGLPILSIEADRSALYRYGLNVADVQDVVAAATGGEEAGLIFEGDQRFSIVVRLAEHVRSDLSALERLPIPLPNGGYVPLQEVASLTLAPGPNQISRENGKRRLVVSANVRDRDLGGFVAEVQDKMAQNVKLPPGYWLEYGGTFEQLQSASQRLSLLVPVTLVMIFALLMMTFGSAKDAALVFSGVPLALTGGVIALWLRDIPLSITAGVGFITLCGVSVLTGVMMVSAFRDVLNRGEAIEQAIIDGAMMRLRPILMVALVAALGFLPMALNTSTGAEVQMPLATVVIGGIISSTLLTLLVLPGLYRLTWRAAKNKDDHSAAD
- the thiI gene encoding tRNA uracil 4-sulfurtransferase ThiI, with the protein product MMKFVIKLFPEITIKSTSVRKQMTKILRANLQTLIRKQGISADVQNRWDSLIVLVNHDDEATHRKVVQILSHTPGIGFSLEVSEYLFETLDEAYQRVRDVYAERVSGKTFCVRIKRSGIHDFTSNDAEKYMGGGFLKETGALKVVLKNPEVTVHAEIRNDKVQVVTNNIKGLGGYPLGSQGEVLSLISGGFDSVVASYLMTRRGLKTHFCFFNLGGSAHEIGVKQVAHYLWSTYGESHRVKFVTVPFEDVVTEILTKVETSQMGVVLKRMMLRAASGVADSLRLPAIVTGEAVAQVASQTITNLAVIDRVCDHMVLRPLAAMDKQDIINITRRIGAETFAARMPEYCGVISINPTTVGDRARVEEAEKAFDMGVLETALQKASYQRIDEVLNGSESGLENVEIVNTPSVSDIIVDIRHPNEIEEAPLTLTNNTVIEIPFFELEGRVNTLPEAGRYLLYCQKGTMSKIHAHHLNSDGSSRFAVFMEQIKPKTSA